The Granulicella sibirica genome has a segment encoding these proteins:
- a CDS encoding UDP-glucuronic acid decarboxylase family protein — protein MSAQTVQTILVTGAAGFLGSHLCDHLLADGHSIVGVDNLSTGSHANLAHLAGNPRFRFVEADICQPFDVGPVDYIFNFASPASPVDYTRLGIETLLVGSAGTINTLELAKKYGAGYLHASTSECYGDPEVHPQVETYWGNVNPIGPRSVYDEAKRFSEAAVVAYHRYHGVNTHLVRIFNTYGPRLQANDGRVISNLMIQALKGEPLTIYGDGSQTRSFCFASDLISGIVLLSRSEEHMPVNIGNPVEWTILECAKEILDLTGSTSKIIFKPLPQDDPTRRRPDITRARTLLGWEPKVKLREGLERSLSYFQACVNTPQAV, from the coding sequence TTGAGCGCTCAGACCGTACAGACAATTCTTGTTACAGGAGCGGCCGGATTTCTCGGATCGCACCTGTGTGATCACCTGCTCGCCGATGGGCATAGCATCGTCGGCGTCGATAACCTTTCGACCGGCAGTCACGCCAATCTCGCACACCTGGCGGGCAATCCCCGCTTCCGCTTTGTCGAGGCAGACATCTGCCAACCCTTTGACGTAGGACCAGTGGACTACATTTTCAACTTTGCCTCCCCTGCGAGCCCGGTCGATTACACGCGTCTTGGCATCGAGACGCTCCTGGTCGGATCGGCTGGGACGATCAATACGCTGGAATTGGCGAAGAAGTATGGTGCGGGCTATCTGCATGCCTCCACCTCGGAGTGCTACGGCGATCCGGAGGTGCATCCGCAGGTTGAGACCTATTGGGGCAACGTCAACCCGATCGGACCGCGTTCGGTGTATGACGAAGCAAAACGGTTCTCCGAGGCCGCGGTCGTGGCCTATCATCGCTATCACGGGGTGAACACCCACCTCGTTCGGATCTTCAACACCTACGGACCGCGTCTACAGGCCAACGATGGGCGCGTTATCTCGAATCTCATGATCCAGGCCCTCAAGGGTGAGCCTCTGACGATCTATGGTGACGGATCGCAGACGCGCAGCTTCTGCTTTGCGTCGGATCTGATCAGTGGGATCGTGCTGCTTTCGCGTTCCGAGGAGCACATGCCGGTGAATATCGGCAACCCTGTCGAATGGACCATTCTCGAGTGCGCGAAGGAAATTCTCGATCTCACGGGATCAACCTCGAAGATCATCTTCAAACCTTTGCCGCAGGATGATCCTACCCGTCGCCGGCCGGACATCACCCGCGCACGCACACTTCTTGGCTGGGAGCCGAAGGTCAAGCTGCGTGAAGGACTGGAGCGGTCGTTGTCCTACTTCCAGGCATGTGTCAACACACCCCAGGCTGTTTAG
- a CDS encoding capsule assembly Wzi family protein, with protein sequence MRKRFFLLPASIAAFGLQGALAQTTPAPAPVTTIPAPTSQPADDAPSRNAYGGQTAPASTVPAPNQSASPVVIPPPSGTPPAYSAYEPYGKPGEERKKDHDGSAYISLDSWVYPELSRLYSLGYLNTMFLAMRPYTRRSVLHMLEDSQQAILNSKDDQAQDILARLLRELQAEKPAGPSNRALVYGVHQVYDRGMYITGDPLRDSYHLGQTIVNDYGRPYQKGFNNILGGSYLAELGRFSFYARAEYQHAPSAAGYTDTLADALSILDQIDPSGPNHNQATIPRGPIDAQNPFRIVEGSLSFHVAGHEISGGKNDAWLGPAQGGAMAWSNNAENIYSFRINRVEPLNVPLLSRLVGPLRYDFFYGSLKGHTSPNHPYTHSEMFSFRPTSNFEFGFQRTIIFGGAGHSPVTVAKFFKSFFSTADTTVDLKYSRDDPGARFTAFNASYRLPFVRKYATFYVDSIAHDDVTPISAPRRASYRTGIYLSQIPHFNKWDLRVEAVSTDPGVSRSFGGQFNYFETIQKQGYTNKGFIMGDWIGREAKGGQAWLTYHASPTERYELEYLDKKNAKDFISQGTTQGSLKFTFVKRFARDYELNYWVQYERWKAPIYLPAQRNDTTIAVQLNYYPKLHSWSR encoded by the coding sequence GTGCGTAAGCGATTTTTTCTTTTACCGGCCAGTATCGCGGCCTTCGGTCTGCAGGGCGCGCTAGCCCAGACCACGCCTGCTCCGGCGCCGGTAACAACGATACCCGCCCCGACCAGCCAGCCAGCAGACGATGCTCCATCTCGGAATGCGTATGGCGGCCAGACGGCGCCGGCATCAACAGTGCCAGCTCCGAATCAAAGCGCTTCCCCGGTCGTGATTCCTCCACCGTCCGGAACTCCGCCGGCCTACTCCGCCTACGAGCCGTATGGCAAGCCCGGGGAGGAGAGAAAAAAGGATCACGATGGTTCGGCTTACATCTCCCTTGATAGCTGGGTCTACCCGGAGCTCTCGCGGCTTTACTCGCTGGGATATCTCAACACGATGTTCCTGGCCATGCGTCCTTATACGAGGCGCAGCGTCCTGCACATGCTGGAGGACTCGCAACAGGCGATCCTGAACAGCAAGGACGACCAGGCGCAGGATATCCTCGCCCGACTTCTGCGGGAGTTACAGGCGGAGAAACCGGCCGGACCGAGCAACCGGGCGCTCGTCTATGGAGTTCATCAAGTCTACGATCGCGGCATGTACATCACCGGCGATCCGTTGCGCGATAGCTATCATCTTGGTCAAACGATCGTGAATGATTATGGCCGGCCCTACCAGAAGGGCTTTAACAACATTCTTGGCGGCTCTTATCTTGCAGAGCTAGGACGTTTCTCGTTCTATGCTCGCGCGGAGTACCAGCACGCCCCCTCGGCAGCAGGCTATACCGATACGCTGGCTGATGCCCTGTCGATTCTGGATCAGATCGATCCAAGCGGGCCGAACCACAACCAGGCCACTATTCCGCGTGGGCCCATCGATGCGCAGAATCCCTTCCGCATCGTCGAAGGTTCGCTCTCGTTTCATGTCGCGGGACACGAGATCTCGGGTGGCAAGAATGACGCCTGGCTTGGCCCGGCACAGGGCGGCGCGATGGCCTGGTCGAACAATGCCGAGAACATCTATTCGTTTCGCATCAACCGGGTCGAGCCGCTGAATGTCCCTCTCCTCTCCCGTCTCGTTGGACCGTTGCGATACGACTTCTTCTACGGCAGCCTGAAAGGCCACACCTCGCCCAACCATCCGTACACCCACTCGGAGATGTTCTCCTTCCGGCCCACATCAAACTTCGAGTTCGGCTTCCAGCGCACGATTATCTTCGGTGGCGCGGGACACTCACCGGTGACCGTCGCGAAGTTCTTCAAGAGCTTCTTCAGCACGGCCGATACAACCGTGGATCTCAAGTACTCGCGCGATGATCCGGGCGCGAGGTTCACCGCGTTCAATGCCTCGTATCGTCTCCCCTTCGTTCGCAAGTATGCGACGTTCTACGTGGACTCCATCGCTCACGATGACGTGACGCCAATCAGCGCACCACGTCGCGCGAGCTACCGTACTGGAATTTACCTGTCGCAGATTCCGCACTTCAACAAATGGGATCTGCGTGTTGAAGCGGTTTCGACCGATCCTGGTGTCTCCAGAAGTTTCGGCGGACAATTCAACTACTTCGAGACGATTCAGAAGCAGGGTTACACGAACAAAGGATTCATTATGGGCGACTGGATCGGGCGCGAGGCCAAGGGCGGGCAGGCCTGGCTCACTTACCATGCGTCACCCACTGAGCGGTACGAATTAGAGTACCTGGACAAGAAGAACGCCAAGGACTTCATCAGCCAGGGTACGACGCAGGGGTCGCTGAAGTTCACCTTCGTCAAGCGCTTTGCGAGGGACTACGAACTGAACTACTGGGTGCAGTACGAACGCTGGAAGGCCCCGATCTATCTTCCCGCCCAGCGCAACGATACGACCATCGCGGTTCAACTCAACTACTACCCCAAGCTGCATTCATGGTCGCGGTAG
- a CDS encoding thiamine pyrophosphate-dependent enzyme — protein MAVDKTVGTTPEEHPLMSNKTLRAMYSRMVKVRAMLGSTRRKKPGMDDVACWVSTLAGTNEEDVVFGCREDQALAIARGLSQVTRKDTIIQGGVERLYAAIGAARTLRGSRLAVGFFERHEVEKSGWVEALRYAVELPLIVVVLPRWKGRENEGDLCREARDAGVPGIPVDGQDAVALYRVAQESIGRARAHGGAALIEGVRFRLSKGADKSAVASTAVEELGKYLLRRGVAKQSWMNSIAS, from the coding sequence ATGGCAGTAGACAAGACTGTGGGGACGACTCCAGAAGAGCACCCCCTGATGAGCAACAAGACCCTGCGTGCCATGTACTCGCGCATGGTCAAGGTGCGCGCAATGCTCGGTTCGACGCGTCGGAAAAAACCAGGCATGGATGATGTTGCCTGCTGGGTGAGTACGCTTGCCGGTACCAACGAAGAAGATGTGGTCTTCGGATGCAGAGAAGACCAGGCACTCGCCATAGCCCGGGGGCTCTCGCAGGTCACCAGGAAGGACACGATCATCCAGGGTGGCGTAGAGCGGCTTTACGCGGCCATCGGTGCGGCCAGGACGCTGCGAGGATCACGTCTCGCGGTTGGGTTCTTCGAGCGGCACGAGGTGGAAAAGAGTGGATGGGTGGAAGCACTCCGGTATGCGGTGGAACTTCCCCTGATCGTTGTCGTTCTGCCGCGCTGGAAAGGCCGTGAGAACGAAGGCGATCTGTGCCGGGAGGCACGCGATGCGGGAGTTCCCGGGATCCCTGTCGATGGCCAGGATGCGGTCGCGCTTTACCGCGTAGCGCAAGAGTCGATCGGACGCGCGCGGGCGCATGGCGGCGCGGCCCTTATCGAGGGCGTGCGCTTCCGGCTCTCGAAGGGTGCTGATAAAAGTGCCGTGGCGTCGACTGCAGTTGAAGAGCTTGGAAAATACCTGCTGCGACGCGGTGTCGCGAAGCAGAGCTGGATGAACAGCATCGCATCCTGA
- the aceE gene encoding pyruvate dehydrogenase (acetyl-transferring), homodimeric type, giving the protein MTKMDDAQRQDFTAQVAEWIEAFDDVVAEGRELGTELLEALRQRAHEAGVATPAGVSTPYKNTIDKDDEVPYPGDRAMERRVESLIRWNAMAMVHGQNKKDAGIGGHISTYSSLATLLEVGFNHFFHAKYGEQPGDFIYFQGHASPGVYARAYLEDRLTDDHLKNFRHELRDTPGLSSYPHPWLMPDFWRFPTVSMGIGPLNAIYQARFMKYLENRGLIEKTDRKVWAFVGDGETDEVDTLGAISLGAREKLDNLIFVINCNLQRLDGPVRGNKRIIDELEGMFRGAKWNVIKVIWGSDWDELFAKDKSGLLLKRMEECVDGDYQTFKAKDGAYLREHFFGKYPELLELVKDKTDEQLGMLHRGGHDPAKIYNAYKQAIEFKGGPTVILAKTVKGYGLGSAQARNATHSEKKLADDGLAAFVKRFDIPIPEQAAKDGVPYRPSQDAPEIQYMQQRRKELGGYMPSRKVPAIDFKAPGIEFFKEWLGGSGGRSVSTTLGFVSVLRALLKDTTVGKLIVPIVPDEGRTFGLESVIRQVGIYAPEGQKYSPHDADMLLFYREDKDGQILEEGITEAGSMASFTAAGTAYSNYGIPTIPFYMYYSMFGFQRIGDMAWAFADSRGKGFLMGGTAGRTTMLGEGLQHQDGHSLVLSSTIPTCVTYDPAYAYELAVVLQNGIKRMYEDMEDVFYYVTMYNEDYAMPAMPEGCAEGILKGLYKFKAAEGEAVAQLFGSGPILNEVVKAQEILATKYGVPTTVWSVPSYTEVRRDALAIERWNRLHPAEPARKSYLETVLEGANGPIIAASDYMKVIPDGLSSWLPGRLVTLGTDGFGRSDNREHLRSHFEVNAASIVGATLSKLARDGKFDGGKAQEALSELGVNIEAGDPARA; this is encoded by the coding sequence ATGACGAAGATGGATGACGCCCAACGGCAGGACTTTACCGCACAGGTCGCGGAGTGGATTGAAGCGTTTGATGATGTAGTGGCAGAAGGGCGGGAGCTGGGGACGGAGCTTCTGGAGGCACTTCGGCAGCGTGCGCACGAAGCCGGTGTCGCCACACCCGCCGGCGTGTCGACGCCCTATAAGAACACGATCGACAAGGACGACGAAGTTCCCTACCCCGGCGACCGCGCCATGGAGCGCCGCGTCGAAAGCCTCATCCGTTGGAACGCCATGGCGATGGTCCATGGGCAGAATAAGAAGGACGCCGGTATCGGCGGCCACATCTCGACATACTCTTCGCTGGCAACGCTGCTGGAAGTCGGCTTCAACCACTTCTTTCATGCGAAGTACGGCGAGCAGCCGGGAGACTTCATCTACTTCCAGGGGCACGCCTCGCCCGGCGTTTATGCCAGGGCCTATCTTGAAGATCGCCTGACCGACGACCATCTCAAGAACTTCCGCCACGAACTCCGCGACACGCCCGGTCTCTCGAGCTATCCGCACCCGTGGCTGATGCCGGACTTCTGGCGCTTCCCCACCGTCTCGATGGGCATCGGGCCGCTAAACGCGATCTATCAGGCGCGCTTCATGAAGTATCTCGAGAATCGTGGGCTCATCGAGAAGACGGATCGCAAGGTGTGGGCGTTCGTCGGCGACGGCGAGACCGACGAAGTCGACACCCTCGGTGCCATCTCTCTCGGCGCACGCGAGAAGCTCGACAACTTGATTTTTGTCATCAACTGCAACCTGCAGCGCCTCGACGGTCCAGTCCGCGGCAATAAGCGCATCATCGATGAGCTCGAGGGCATGTTCCGCGGAGCCAAGTGGAACGTCATCAAGGTCATCTGGGGTTCGGACTGGGACGAGCTCTTCGCGAAGGACAAGAGTGGTCTTCTTCTGAAGCGCATGGAAGAATGCGTCGATGGCGACTACCAGACCTTCAAGGCAAAAGACGGCGCTTATCTTCGTGAGCACTTCTTCGGCAAATATCCCGAATTGCTGGAGCTTGTGAAGGACAAAACGGACGAGCAGCTCGGCATGCTGCATCGCGGCGGACATGATCCGGCCAAGATCTACAACGCCTATAAGCAGGCCATCGAGTTCAAAGGCGGCCCGACCGTCATCCTCGCGAAGACGGTCAAGGGCTACGGCCTCGGATCCGCGCAGGCACGCAACGCGACGCACTCCGAGAAGAAGCTTGCGGACGACGGACTCGCGGCTTTCGTCAAGCGCTTCGATATTCCAATTCCCGAGCAGGCGGCAAAAGACGGAGTTCCCTACCGCCCTTCGCAGGACGCCCCCGAGATTCAGTACATGCAGCAGAGGCGCAAGGAACTGGGCGGCTATATGCCTTCGCGTAAGGTTCCCGCGATCGATTTCAAGGCTCCGGGCATCGAGTTCTTCAAGGAGTGGCTCGGTGGTTCGGGCGGTCGGTCCGTCTCAACTACGCTTGGCTTTGTCAGTGTTCTGCGTGCGCTCTTGAAGGACACAACTGTCGGCAAACTCATCGTGCCCATCGTCCCTGACGAAGGACGCACCTTCGGGCTCGAGTCCGTCATTCGCCAGGTCGGCATCTATGCGCCGGAGGGTCAGAAGTATTCGCCGCACGACGCCGACATGCTTCTCTTCTATCGCGAAGACAAGGACGGGCAGATCCTCGAAGAAGGCATCACCGAGGCCGGTTCCATGGCTTCCTTTACCGCTGCCGGGACGGCCTATTCGAACTACGGCATCCCGACAATCCCGTTCTACATGTATTACTCGATGTTCGGCTTCCAGCGCATCGGCGACATGGCCTGGGCGTTCGCGGACTCCCGCGGCAAGGGCTTCCTGATGGGTGGCACGGCAGGCCGAACGACCATGCTTGGGGAGGGCCTGCAGCACCAGGATGGTCACAGCCTCGTGCTGTCGAGCACGATCCCGACCTGTGTCACGTACGACCCGGCCTACGCTTACGAACTTGCGGTTGTTCTGCAGAACGGCATCAAGCGCATGTACGAAGACATGGAAGACGTCTTCTACTACGTGACCATGTACAACGAGGACTACGCCATGCCCGCGATGCCGGAAGGCTGCGCCGAGGGCATCCTGAAGGGCCTTTACAAGTTCAAGGCCGCCGAAGGCGAGGCCGTGGCGCAGTTGTTCGGATCGGGTCCGATCCTGAACGAGGTGGTCAAGGCTCAGGAGATTCTCGCGACCAAGTACGGCGTGCCGACGACGGTATGGAGCGTGCCGAGCTATACCGAGGTTCGCCGCGACGCGCTTGCCATCGAGCGCTGGAACCGCTTGCATCCTGCCGAGCCCGCGCGGAAGTCCTATCTCGAGACCGTGCTCGAAGGCGCGAACGGACCAATCATCGCTGCAAGTGACTACATGAAGGTGATCCCCGATGGCCTGTCCTCCTGGCTCCCCGGACGTCTCGTGACGCTTGGCACGGATGGCTTCGGACGCAGCGACAACCGCGAGCATCTCCGCAGCCACTTTGAGGTGAATGCCGCTTCGATCGTGGGAGCGACACTTTCGAAGCTCGCACGCGACGGCAAGTTCGACGGCGGCAAGGCACAGGAAGCCCTGTCTGAGCTTGGCGTGAATATTGAAGCAGGCGACCCGGCGCGGGCCTAG